In Aequorivita sp. H23M31, a single window of DNA contains:
- a CDS encoding glycosyltransferase — MKLAVISHTEHYKNSKGEVVGWGPTVAELNHLAADFEEIYHVAILYPGNPPPSSLPYTQKNIHFVPLNPVGGKGVGAKFKIIASIPNILGTVKKTLKRVDVFQLRTPTGIGVFLIPYLTIFHRKKGWFKYAGNWNQKNAPLGYAVQRGMLRRQNRIVTINGKWPGQPKHCLTFENPCLIERELGEGVLVTQSRTFKAPFTFCFVGRLENAKGVQRIIDAFAKLDSLEKLSVMHFIGDGDQKDSYKSQCEKIGLPAVFHGFMEREKVFEIYKKSHFFLLPTTASEGFPKVIAEAMNFGCIPIVSNVSSIGQYVNGNNGFIISPCTSETLKLLLEKIIDSEEAVLINKSCIAHQAVFQFTFEYYRKRIQEEILDSH; from the coding sequence ATGAAACTTGCCGTTATTTCCCATACTGAACATTATAAAAATTCGAAGGGCGAGGTTGTAGGTTGGGGGCCAACAGTTGCTGAATTGAACCATTTAGCGGCAGATTTTGAGGAAATTTATCATGTTGCCATTCTATATCCTGGTAATCCACCACCGAGTTCTTTACCCTATACCCAAAAAAATATACATTTTGTCCCTCTAAATCCTGTTGGTGGGAAAGGAGTAGGGGCAAAGTTCAAGATTATAGCCAGTATTCCCAATATATTGGGTACAGTTAAAAAAACCTTGAAGCGAGTCGATGTTTTTCAATTGCGCACCCCCACGGGTATTGGGGTTTTCTTGATTCCGTATCTTACAATTTTCCATAGGAAGAAGGGTTGGTTTAAATATGCTGGGAACTGGAACCAGAAAAATGCTCCGCTGGGATATGCAGTACAACGCGGTATGTTGCGACGTCAAAATAGAATAGTAACTATCAATGGGAAATGGCCAGGACAACCAAAACATTGTCTCACATTTGAGAATCCATGTCTTATTGAAAGAGAACTTGGTGAAGGTGTGTTGGTTACCCAGTCCAGGACCTTTAAAGCCCCTTTTACTTTTTGTTTCGTTGGTAGGCTGGAAAATGCAAAGGGGGTGCAGCGAATTATCGATGCCTTCGCAAAATTGGATTCATTAGAAAAACTTTCTGTTATGCACTTTATAGGTGATGGAGACCAAAAGGATTCTTATAAAAGCCAATGTGAGAAAATTGGATTGCCTGCCGTCTTTCACGGATTTATGGAAAGAGAAAAAGTGTTTGAAATCTATAAGAAATCGCATTTCTTTTTGCTTCCAACCACAGCGTCCGAAGGTTTTCCCAAGGTAATTGCCGAAGCCATGAATTTTGGATGTATTCCCATTGTTTCCAATGTCTCTAGCATTGGACAGTATGTAAATGGTAATAATGGTTTTATTATTTCTCCTTGTACTAGTGAGACATTGAAGCTATTGTTGGAAAAGATTATAGATTCCGAGGAAGCGGTTTTGATAAATAAAAGTTGTATTGCACACCAAGCGGTTTTTCAGTTTACATTTGAATACTATAGGAAACGGATACAGGAAGAGATTTTGGATTCTCATTAA
- a CDS encoding glycosyltransferase family 4 protein translates to MTKAVILASEFPPQPGGIGNHAFHLAKGLQANGYQIQVVCDTRSASAGEERDFDKGLPFEVIRIPRKKIIFLSYLNRIFVAFSLVRKCEVVISSGKFSIWLGAFLNVFYKRRFVAVIHGSEVKLPNAILRKFTDWSLKSFDKVIAVSNYTKSLISHLNLNNVFVVPNGFEIKNPEVIVEKVKPAPVFITIGNVTKRKGQHNMIRALPTILRKYPDAKYHIVGIPTEQAKLERLTLKLGVESSVVFFGRVSEDLKIELLQQADIFVMLSESTKKGDVEGFGIAILEANALGIPAIGSKGCGIEDAISDGFSGKLVDNKAPEELLGILKEILDNYEGYSKQAKIWSENFSWDGIINRYLDILEMKD, encoded by the coding sequence ATGACTAAAGCAGTTATACTTGCTTCTGAATTTCCACCCCAACCTGGAGGGATTGGCAATCACGCCTTTCATCTGGCGAAGGGATTGCAAGCTAATGGTTATCAAATACAAGTGGTTTGCGATACGCGTTCGGCAAGTGCAGGAGAAGAGCGGGATTTTGATAAGGGACTTCCCTTTGAGGTTATACGAATTCCGAGAAAGAAAATCATTTTTTTAAGTTATTTGAACAGAATCTTTGTCGCTTTCTCTCTCGTGCGAAAATGTGAGGTGGTAATAAGCTCCGGAAAATTTTCTATATGGCTGGGAGCTTTTTTAAACGTCTTCTATAAGAGACGGTTTGTTGCAGTCATTCATGGGAGCGAAGTTAAACTTCCCAATGCTATCCTAAGAAAATTTACGGATTGGTCTCTTAAAAGTTTCGATAAGGTAATTGCCGTCAGCAATTATACTAAATCGTTGATCTCTCATTTGAATTTAAACAATGTTTTCGTGGTCCCCAATGGCTTCGAAATTAAAAATCCGGAGGTAATCGTTGAGAAGGTGAAGCCAGCTCCCGTTTTTATCACTATTGGGAATGTCACAAAGCGCAAAGGTCAACATAATATGATACGCGCCCTGCCAACAATTTTAAGGAAATATCCCGATGCTAAATATCATATTGTGGGCATACCTACCGAGCAAGCAAAATTGGAGAGACTAACATTAAAACTGGGCGTGGAATCCTCGGTGGTTTTCTTCGGAAGAGTATCGGAGGATTTAAAAATAGAACTGCTGCAGCAAGCCGATATTTTTGTAATGCTTAGCGAATCAACAAAAAAGGGAGATGTTGAAGGTTTTGGAATTGCGATTTTGGAAGCCAATGCTTTAGGCATACCAGCAATCGGTTCCAAAGGATGTGGAATTGAAGATGCGATTAGTGATGGATTTTCTGGTAAATTGGTCGACAACAAAGCTCCGGAAGAGCTGCTTGGTATTTTAAAGGAGATATTGGATAACTATGAAGGGTATTCAAAACAGGCTAAAATTTGGTCAGAGAATTTTTCTTGGGATGGCATAATAAACAGGTATTTGGATATTTTAGAGATGAAAGATTAA
- a CDS encoding cob(I)yrinic acid a,c-diamide adenosyltransferase: MKIYTKTGDAGTTALFGGTRVPKHHARIESYGTVDELNSNIGMIRSQEIDDHSKGILIQIQNKLFTVGSTLATSPDKAILRSGKERLKIEKINEQHIALLEQEMDAMNEVLPDLTHFILPGGNTAVSYCHIARTICRRAERRVTLLNEAEPIDPAVIKYLNRLSDYLFVLARKLSQDLNAEEIQWLPEKFD, encoded by the coding sequence ATGAAGATATACACTAAGACCGGGGATGCAGGCACAACCGCCCTTTTTGGAGGCACAAGGGTTCCAAAACACCATGCCCGAATTGAGAGCTATGGCACCGTGGACGAATTAAATTCAAATATTGGAATGATTCGCAGTCAGGAAATTGATGATCACAGTAAAGGCATCTTGATCCAGATTCAAAATAAACTTTTTACCGTTGGCTCAACTTTGGCCACTTCTCCGGACAAAGCTATATTAAGAAGTGGTAAGGAACGTTTAAAAATCGAAAAAATAAACGAGCAGCACATAGCTCTTTTAGAACAGGAAATGGATGCAATGAACGAAGTCCTGCCAGATTTGACCCACTTTATATTACCAGGTGGAAATACAGCGGTGTCATATTGTCACATTGCGCGTACTATTTGTAGACGTGCGGAACGTCGGGTTACTCTATTAAATGAAGCTGAACCTATTGATCCGGCCGTTATAAAATATTTAAACCGCCTATCTGACTATCTTTTTGTGCTGGCACGAAAATTGTCCCAAGACCTAAACGCAGAAGAAATTCAATGGCTTCCGGAAAAATTTGATTAA
- a CDS encoding DUF2795 domain-containing protein, whose product MYWTLELASYLSDAPWPATKDELIDYAIRRGAPLEVVENLQAIEDEGDSYDSIDEIWADYPTDEDYLWNEDEY is encoded by the coding sequence ATGTACTGGACATTAGAACTTGCATCATATTTAAGCGATGCCCCGTGGCCTGCCACTAAAGATGAATTGATTGATTACGCAATCAGAAGGGGAGCTCCATTGGAGGTAGTAGAAAATCTTCAAGCAATCGAAGACGAGGGTGACTCGTATGACTCCATTGACGAAATTTGGGCAGATTACCCCACTGATGAAGATTATCTCTGGAACGAAGATGAATATTAA
- the secA gene encoding preprotein translocase subunit SecA, protein MGILDSVIKVFVGDKSKKDIGQIQPLVDEIKKHEAAIEKLSHDALRAKSIFFRNTIKEAQSDIQKQIDDLEKQSEEEEDINKKEDIYNEIDKLKDSLYEVEKDTLLKILPEAFAVMKETAKRFKNNETLTVTATPFDREISADKDYVILEEDQAIWKNSWDAAGKPITWDMVHYDVQLIGGIALHQGKVAEMQTGEGKTLVATLPMYLNALAGNGVHLVTVNDYLAKRDSAWMAPLFEFHGLSVDCIDNHRPNSAARRKAYLSDITYGTNNEFGFDYLRDNMAHSPDDLVQRPHHYAIVDEVDSVLIDDARTPLIISGPVPEGDRHEFNELKPKISDIVDVQRRYLTGVLAEAKKLIKEGDHKEGGFQLLRVYRGLPKNKALIKFLSEEGVKQILQKTENHYMSDNNREMPKVDAELYFVIDEKNNQIELSDKGVDYLSGTGGDPNFFVMPEIGTEIAKIESQGLSPEKEAELKEDLYRDFSVKSERIHTMTQLLKAYTLFEKDDQYVVMDNKVMIVDEQTGRIMDGRRYSDGLHQAIEAKENVKIEAVTQTFATVTLQNYFRMYRKLSGMTGTAVTEAGELWEIYKLDVMEIPTNRPIARFDREDKIYKTKREKYNAVIEEVVNLSNGGRPVLIGTTSVEISELLSRMLSIRNIHHNVLNAKLHKREADIVAEAGKSGIVTIATNMAGRGTDIKLSDEVKKAGGLAIVGTERHDSRRVDRQLRGRSGRQGDPGSSQFYVSLEDNLMRLFGSERIAKMMDKMGLKEGEVIQHSMISKSIERAQKKVEENNFGIRKRLLEYDDVMNAQREVVYKRRYHALFGDRLRVDIANMIYDTAEVIAESNKNAQDYKNFEFELIRFFSMSSPITEKEFEKMDTLEIAGKVYKAAYQYYHEKMERNAEIAFPVIKQVYETQKDKYKRILVPFTDGVKTLNVATDLEKAYESGGKQLVHDFEKNITLAIIDDSWKTHLRKMDELKQSVQLAVHEQKDPLLIYKFEAFELFKAMIEKVNKDVISFLFKGELPQEDQQQIQEAREVKRKEKLSEQKEEIPNMDERSAQSRAAGNTQPQQQVTETIVRDRPKINRNDKVTIKNVMSGENKTMKYKQAIPLLDKGDWVLVDE, encoded by the coding sequence ATGGGAATATTAGACAGTGTAATAAAAGTTTTTGTTGGAGATAAATCCAAAAAAGATATTGGCCAAATCCAGCCGTTGGTCGATGAAATAAAAAAACACGAAGCGGCGATTGAAAAGTTATCCCACGATGCGCTTCGTGCCAAATCCATCTTCTTTCGAAATACCATTAAGGAAGCTCAGTCCGATATCCAAAAACAGATCGATGATCTTGAGAAACAATCGGAAGAGGAAGAGGATATTAATAAAAAAGAAGACATCTATAACGAGATAGATAAACTCAAGGATAGCCTATATGAGGTAGAAAAAGATACCCTTCTTAAAATTCTTCCAGAGGCCTTTGCGGTAATGAAAGAAACTGCAAAGCGCTTTAAGAACAATGAGACCCTTACGGTTACTGCTACTCCTTTTGACAGAGAAATAAGTGCTGATAAGGATTATGTTATTCTTGAAGAAGATCAAGCTATTTGGAAAAACTCTTGGGATGCCGCCGGAAAACCCATTACTTGGGATATGGTTCATTACGACGTACAGTTAATCGGTGGAATAGCGCTTCATCAAGGAAAAGTAGCAGAAATGCAAACAGGGGAAGGAAAAACTCTGGTTGCAACTCTCCCGATGTATCTTAATGCCCTGGCGGGAAATGGTGTTCATCTGGTTACCGTTAACGATTATCTTGCAAAACGTGACAGCGCATGGATGGCTCCTTTATTTGAATTCCACGGCCTGAGTGTAGATTGTATTGACAATCACCGCCCCAATTCCGCTGCTCGACGTAAAGCATATTTATCTGATATCACTTATGGAACCAACAACGAATTTGGTTTTGATTACCTGCGTGATAACATGGCACACTCTCCTGATGACTTGGTGCAACGTCCACACCACTACGCAATCGTGGATGAGGTGGATTCTGTATTGATTGATGATGCTCGTACGCCTTTAATTATTTCCGGACCAGTTCCTGAAGGTGACCGTCACGAGTTCAACGAGCTGAAACCAAAAATCAGCGATATCGTTGATGTTCAAAGACGGTATTTAACTGGTGTGCTTGCCGAAGCCAAAAAGTTGATAAAAGAAGGGGACCACAAGGAAGGTGGTTTTCAGCTACTTCGCGTTTACAGAGGTTTGCCGAAGAATAAGGCATTGATAAAATTCCTTTCAGAAGAAGGCGTAAAGCAAATTCTACAGAAAACCGAAAATCATTATATGAGCGACAACAATCGCGAAATGCCAAAGGTGGATGCGGAACTTTACTTTGTAATAGATGAAAAGAACAATCAGATAGAACTTAGCGATAAAGGAGTAGATTACCTATCGGGAACCGGAGGCGATCCTAACTTTTTCGTGATGCCTGAAATAGGAACTGAAATTGCCAAAATAGAGAGCCAAGGACTTTCTCCAGAAAAAGAAGCCGAACTTAAAGAAGATCTTTATCGCGATTTTTCTGTAAAAAGTGAGCGTATCCACACGATGACGCAGCTTCTTAAAGCCTATACTCTTTTTGAGAAAGACGATCAATACGTTGTTATGGACAACAAAGTCATGATCGTGGACGAACAGACCGGCCGTATTATGGATGGTCGCCGCTATAGTGACGGACTACACCAGGCTATTGAAGCCAAAGAAAATGTAAAGATCGAAGCTGTTACCCAAACCTTCGCAACTGTTACCCTGCAGAATTATTTTAGAATGTACCGCAAACTTTCTGGAATGACGGGTACCGCCGTTACCGAAGCAGGAGAGCTTTGGGAAATTTACAAACTGGACGTTATGGAAATTCCTACTAACCGTCCAATCGCACGATTTGACCGCGAGGACAAAATCTACAAGACCAAACGTGAAAAGTATAATGCCGTAATTGAAGAGGTTGTCAACCTTTCCAATGGAGGCAGACCTGTCCTTATCGGTACCACTTCTGTAGAAATATCGGAATTGCTTAGCCGAATGTTGAGTATCCGAAACATACATCACAACGTATTAAACGCGAAGCTCCATAAAAGGGAGGCTGATATTGTTGCTGAAGCTGGAAAGAGCGGTATTGTAACGATTGCTACAAACATGGCAGGTCGAGGTACGGATATCAAATTGAGTGATGAGGTGAAAAAAGCAGGTGGTTTGGCCATTGTAGGTACGGAACGCCACGACTCTCGTCGTGTAGACAGGCAGTTGCGCGGTCGTAGTGGTCGTCAGGGAGATCCAGGAAGTTCACAATTTTATGTCTCCTTGGAAGATAACCTTATGCGTCTCTTCGGAAGCGAGCGTATCGCAAAAATGATGGATAAAATGGGATTAAAGGAAGGTGAAGTTATTCAGCATTCCATGATTTCAAAATCCATTGAACGTGCCCAGAAAAAAGTTGAGGAAAACAACTTTGGAATCCGTAAAAGACTCCTTGAATATGACGACGTAATGAACGCCCAACGTGAGGTTGTTTACAAACGACGTTACCACGCATTGTTCGGAGATCGTCTTCGCGTGGATATCGCCAATATGATATACGATACGGCAGAAGTAATTGCCGAAAGCAATAAGAATGCCCAGGACTACAAAAACTTCGAATTTGAATTGATTCGCTTTTTCTCAATGAGCTCCCCTATAACAGAAAAGGAGTTCGAGAAAATGGATACTCTTGAAATTGCTGGAAAAGTTTATAAAGCAGCTTATCAATATTACCATGAGAAAATGGAGCGTAATGCTGAAATAGCATTTCCCGTTATCAAACAAGTTTACGAAACCCAAAAAGATAAGTACAAACGTATTCTCGTTCCTTTTACAGATGGCGTGAAAACATTAAACGTTGCTACAGATTTAGAAAAGGCTTACGAATCTGGCGGAAAACAACTGGTACACGATTTTGAAAAGAATATAACTCTGGCCATTATTGACGATTCATGGAAAACCCATCTTCGTAAAATGGACGAATTAAAACAATCGGTACAGTTAGCGGTTCACGAGCAAAAAGATCCATTGCTTATTTATAAGTTTGAAGCTTTTGAACTATTTAAAGCAATGATTGAAAAAGTAAATAAGGATGTTATTTCATTCCTGTTTAAAGGAGAGTTGCCGCAAGAAGACCAACAGCAAATCCAAGAAGCACGCGAGGTAAAGCGAAAAGAAAAACTTAGCGAGCAGAAGGAGGAAATTCCAAACATGGACGAACGCTCGGCTCAATCCAGAGCGGCCGGCAATACACAGCCTCAACAACAAGTTACTGAAACCATTGTTCGCGATCGACCAAAAATCAATCGCAATGACAAGGTGACCATCAAGAACGTGATGAGCGGTGAAAACAAAACCATGAAGTACAAACAAGCCATACCCTTATTGGATAAAGGAGATTGGGTTTTGGTAGACGAATAG
- a CDS encoding toxin-antitoxin system YwqK family antitoxin has translation MTKYILLAIWLFSFAASAQEKLEIIDLDEINNSISLKSQQGDYEGVLELLNKINKNDTTYAASLIRKSYHLLALKRHDNVIAVLDEGISMDIGDIKSSFYQNKGVSFTQQEKFDEAIAVLNEGLEIFPANPQILFNKAVALQGKGELREAVQILEQVITLSPFYARAYIQLGAIYNSQERSAQALMAYDLALLMDPDGEASFERLKAINNIFSSKNENKRTPGLVLSKDDEAFNDIDLIISNRIALNKEYKTGNAIDIPLTNQNHALLATLADFKGNGGFWSKKVVPFYQWIQDSKNFDAFTYTISYSIENEKYKKIVTKKTKEVENFLKEAIVNWINKTKADNKSLFSDKVIQYAYDGNSLVISGMGTEEAGIPVGEWIYFNQSGRIMAQGQYNKDGERTGNWKWYNENLKLKETANYKEGDLDGENHIYYPNGQLSLKGFYKKGELDGEFLYYNEKGALKQKKYFKNGELDGIYTSYFNVGEKIPEFIIPYKKGKIEKEAMEYYANGKVYSKSPVKDGKKHGTEKIFYANDKLSNEFTYVDGKLEGPFKSYYRNGEIYEMGTYKQDLFQGPYTIYYSDGTLQSEANYLDGFRDGSFTYYDYDGKKHYNYRYKKGDILDYRFYNKKGEIIKEGKRRGGEFYYNSFSPYGTLISEGLYDVSGGQKGEWKFYSPNGNLTSKGTFDKNLGQGTHISYYSDGTKEWEGNYRNDTLVGYSASYYKNGKINNQGGYKNGMKQGEWRFYYIDGSLKSINFFHKDKFHGEQEYFGVDGKLINTAQYKNDDVIYESFYDRSGNSHYQIEYKPSKKDTILVSKHYNGKENTTISYLHGIKHGEYKSYFFSGKLEAEGQYLDGSLHGAWTWYFENGKPRMKATYVLGKLDGEFTTYFKNGQIDDSTFYDSGDLMGTWKSYYEDGTLYTKTSYLSGEAHGRKEFFSPTGQLQLVRFYNHGTLIGYSYNDTNGDELPMIPIINETAKIIAYYDNGKISREFEYKNGETVGTYKTYYYNGQLKDEFVNVNGEYEGPKISYYANGNIEERLEYLMGELHGKSTKYYDNGTIKEETNYKNGIQTGNASSYDKTGKKTRSEDYFNGKIYAQQIF, from the coding sequence ATGACAAAGTATATCCTATTGGCAATATGGCTATTCAGCTTTGCCGCCTCTGCACAAGAAAAGCTCGAGATTATCGATCTTGATGAAATCAATAATTCCATTTCCCTAAAATCGCAACAGGGTGATTACGAGGGTGTCTTGGAATTGTTAAATAAAATCAATAAAAACGATACCACCTACGCCGCTTCCTTAATCAGAAAATCCTATCATCTCTTGGCTCTCAAACGTCACGACAACGTCATTGCGGTATTGGATGAAGGAATTTCGATGGATATTGGGGATATTAAAAGTTCATTTTACCAAAACAAAGGAGTCTCTTTCACTCAGCAGGAAAAATTTGATGAAGCCATTGCCGTATTAAACGAAGGCTTGGAGATTTTTCCAGCAAACCCCCAAATATTATTCAACAAAGCCGTTGCACTTCAAGGAAAAGGTGAGCTCAGAGAGGCGGTTCAAATTTTGGAACAGGTAATAACGCTAAGTCCATTTTATGCACGCGCTTATATTCAATTGGGGGCCATTTATAATTCACAGGAGCGTTCCGCTCAGGCCCTGATGGCATATGATCTTGCATTATTGATGGACCCAGATGGTGAGGCCTCCTTTGAAAGACTTAAAGCAATCAACAACATCTTTAGCTCTAAAAATGAGAACAAGCGGACACCGGGATTGGTTCTTTCCAAAGATGACGAAGCCTTTAACGACATTGATCTTATAATAAGCAACCGGATCGCTTTAAATAAGGAATATAAAACGGGAAACGCTATTGACATTCCTCTGACCAATCAAAATCATGCGCTTCTTGCCACGCTTGCCGATTTTAAAGGCAACGGCGGGTTTTGGAGTAAAAAAGTAGTTCCGTTCTATCAATGGATTCAAGACTCCAAAAATTTTGATGCTTTCACATATACGATTTCCTATTCCATAGAAAACGAAAAGTATAAAAAGATTGTTACCAAGAAAACAAAAGAAGTCGAAAATTTTCTAAAGGAGGCGATTGTGAACTGGATCAATAAAACCAAAGCTGATAACAAGTCACTTTTTAGTGATAAGGTGATTCAGTATGCATACGATGGTAATTCTCTGGTGATAAGTGGTATGGGCACAGAGGAAGCCGGAATACCGGTTGGAGAGTGGATATATTTTAATCAATCCGGCAGAATAATGGCTCAAGGCCAGTATAACAAAGATGGAGAGCGCACTGGAAACTGGAAATGGTATAATGAGAATCTAAAACTTAAAGAAACGGCGAACTACAAAGAGGGCGACCTGGATGGAGAGAACCATATATATTACCCCAATGGTCAATTATCATTAAAAGGATTTTACAAAAAAGGGGAACTTGATGGCGAATTTCTCTATTACAATGAAAAAGGAGCATTAAAACAAAAAAAATACTTTAAGAACGGAGAACTAGATGGTATTTATACCTCATATTTTAATGTAGGGGAAAAAATTCCAGAATTTATAATACCATATAAGAAGGGAAAAATAGAGAAAGAAGCAATGGAATATTATGCTAATGGAAAAGTATATTCCAAAAGTCCGGTAAAGGATGGAAAAAAACACGGAACAGAAAAAATCTTTTATGCAAATGATAAGCTTTCAAATGAATTTACGTATGTCGATGGCAAACTTGAAGGCCCCTTCAAATCATACTATCGAAATGGGGAAATCTATGAAATGGGCACGTACAAACAGGATCTATTCCAAGGACCATATACCATCTACTACTCCGACGGAACTTTACAGAGTGAGGCCAATTATTTAGATGGTTTCCGGGACGGGAGTTTTACTTATTACGACTACGATGGCAAAAAACACTATAACTACCGCTATAAAAAAGGAGACATTCTTGACTATAGATTTTACAATAAGAAAGGAGAAATTATTAAAGAAGGAAAAAGAAGAGGAGGCGAGTTTTATTACAATAGTTTTTCTCCTTACGGTACTCTTATTTCTGAAGGTCTTTATGATGTTTCGGGTGGGCAGAAAGGAGAATGGAAATTTTATAGCCCAAATGGAAATCTAACCAGCAAAGGCACTTTCGATAAAAACTTAGGTCAAGGAACCCACATTTCCTATTATTCCGATGGGACTAAGGAGTGGGAAGGAAATTACAGAAACGATACTCTTGTGGGATACTCTGCAAGTTATTATAAAAACGGTAAGATCAACAATCAAGGAGGTTATAAAAATGGCATGAAACAAGGGGAATGGCGTTTTTATTATATCGATGGAAGTTTAAAAAGTATCAATTTCTTCCATAAAGATAAATTTCACGGAGAACAGGAATATTTTGGAGTGGATGGAAAACTAATTAACACCGCCCAATACAAAAATGACGATGTAATATATGAATCGTTTTATGATCGTTCGGGAAATTCTCATTATCAAATAGAATACAAGCCGTCAAAAAAGGATACAATATTAGTTTCCAAACATTACAATGGAAAAGAGAACACTACAATTTCATACCTCCATGGCATAAAACATGGAGAATATAAGTCGTATTTCTTTAGTGGAAAATTAGAAGCTGAGGGCCAATATCTCGATGGTTCCCTACACGGAGCGTGGACTTGGTACTTTGAGAACGGAAAACCGAGAATGAAAGCCACGTATGTTCTTGGTAAACTAGATGGGGAATTCACAACTTATTTCAAAAATGGTCAGATTGATGATTCAACTTTTTACGACTCCGGAGACCTTATGGGAACTTGGAAATCATATTACGAAGATGGTACCCTATATACCAAAACCTCATATCTTTCCGGTGAAGCCCACGGTCGCAAGGAATTTTTCAGTCCAACTGGACAGTTACAACTGGTACGTTTCTACAATCACGGAACTTTAATTGGCTATTCCTATAATGACACTAATGGGGACGAGCTTCCAATGATCCCAATTATTAATGAAACTGCTAAGATTATTGCGTATTATGACAACGGAAAAATCTCCCGTGAATTTGAATATAAGAATGGAGAAACAGTAGGAACATACAAAACCTACTATTACAACGGTCAACTTAAAGACGAGTTTGTAAATGTAAACGGAGAGTATGAGGGACCAAAAATCTCATATTACGCAAATGGGAATATTGAGGAACGCCTCGAATACTTGATGGGCGAACTTCACGGAAAATCAACAAAATACTACGATAACGGTACGATTAAGGAAGAGACCAATTATAAAAATGGCATACAGACGGGAAACGCATCGAGTTACGACAAAACAGGAAAAAAGACCAGATCTGAAGATTATTTTAATGGAAAAATATATGCACAACAGATTTTTTAG